From a single Nostoc sp. MS1 genomic region:
- a CDS encoding biotin carboxylase, with amino-acid sequence MKKKNSTGIILNFQPLARWDYLRPIAPIIISCVLVLISWIWTPPAMALTQIKLSDLSYQECPEALAKGAVTSNSSAAANCFIVKGKAENGTYKTVYDADIYGRIYDANNDPIIQNRTRLGSIAEVPPGISDFELRISVPANQPLPLQLKQFKASGFSAQVRR; translated from the coding sequence ATGAAAAAGAAAAACAGTACAGGCATAATATTGAATTTTCAGCCTTTAGCTAGATGGGACTATTTACGACCGATCGCACCCATTATCATATCCTGCGTTTTGGTGTTGATATCGTGGATATGGACTCCACCAGCTATGGCGTTAACTCAAATTAAACTATCTGACTTGTCTTACCAAGAGTGTCCAGAAGCACTGGCAAAGGGTGCTGTAACTAGTAATAGCAGTGCGGCGGCTAATTGCTTTATCGTTAAAGGTAAAGCGGAGAATGGCACATATAAGACGGTTTACGATGCAGATATCTACGGGCGTATTTATGATGCGAATAATGACCCTATAATCCAAAACCGTACTCGTCTAGGTTCTATTGCTGAAGTTCCACCAGGAATTAGTGATTTTGAATTGAGAATTTCTGTACCTGCAAATCAGCCCTTACCTTTACAACTGAAGCAGTTTAAAGCTTCTGGATTTAGCGCCCAAGTTCGCAGGTAG
- a CDS encoding MHYT domain-containing protein encodes MLHGNYDIRLSLFSIAIAILTAYTTLDLAGRVAEAKSQERSRWVAGGAITMGTGIWAMHFIAMLAFSLPVPIYYDWLIVVVSVIPAILASGLALCLISLPEIKLFQLLSGSVLMGAGISAMHYIGMAAVRLSAKVSYDLNIVVLSIAIAILISLIALWVGFKLRADTTFKGKLLKLGSAIILGAAIPSMHYTGMIATHFSNPQIVNTTTVDTTRPLWMAGIVGLVTVFLLGWTLLISFFNKKLSVQIVKTVVLKENQELLQQALQKQADLANLAQTRSEELEAAMLALQTTQLQFIQAEKMSSLGQMVAGVAHEINNPVNFIYGNLFHVEAYMQELLELVNAYQQHYPDPVPEILLLTKSIDLQFLQEDLLKTLESIQAGATRIKHIVESLRNFSRLDEAELKTVDIHEGLNSTLLILKNRLTNIEGNRPEVTVIKKYAQLPLVNCYPGQLNQAFFNILANAIDALDEKYNNNTKLNAIFKPIIRITTNIHQEKWVSIQIFDNGFGINEEVQRKIYDPFFTTKPVGKGVGLGLSISYQIIIEKHGGKLSCLSAYGQGTTFKIEIPIDNAIAASQ; translated from the coding sequence ATGCTTCACGGTAATTATGATATTCGCCTTAGCTTATTTTCTATAGCTATTGCTATCCTCACCGCATACACTACACTTGATTTAGCCGGACGAGTAGCAGAAGCTAAATCACAAGAACGTTCTCGGTGGGTTGCTGGTGGGGCAATTACGATGGGAACAGGAATTTGGGCTATGCACTTTATTGCCATGTTAGCGTTTAGTCTGCCAGTTCCTATTTATTATGATTGGTTAATTGTCGTTGTATCAGTAATACCTGCAATTCTTGCCTCTGGGTTAGCCCTTTGTTTGATTAGCTTACCAGAAATTAAACTTTTTCAACTGTTAAGCGGTAGCGTACTCATGGGTGCAGGCATTAGTGCTATGCACTACATAGGTATGGCGGCTGTTCGCTTATCAGCAAAGGTATCCTATGATTTGAACATAGTTGTATTATCCATTGCGATCGCCATTCTCATCTCTTTAATTGCACTCTGGGTTGGGTTTAAGCTTCGAGCTGATACCACTTTCAAAGGCAAATTACTCAAGCTGGGGAGTGCAATTATACTAGGTGCTGCCATACCTTCCATGCACTACACAGGTATGATAGCTACTCATTTCTCCAATCCTCAAATCGTCAACACTACCACGGTTGATACAACCAGACCTCTTTGGATGGCTGGAATTGTCGGTTTAGTTACTGTATTTTTATTAGGTTGGACTTTGCTCATCTCATTTTTTAATAAAAAGTTGAGTGTTCAAATAGTTAAAACAGTAGTCCTTAAAGAAAATCAAGAACTTCTACAGCAAGCATTACAAAAACAAGCAGACCTGGCAAATTTAGCACAAACTCGCTCTGAAGAATTAGAAGCTGCTATGCTAGCACTTCAAACAACTCAATTACAATTTATTCAAGCCGAAAAAATGTCTTCATTAGGACAAATGGTTGCTGGAGTAGCCCACGAAATTAATAATCCTGTTAACTTTATTTACGGGAATTTATTCCATGTAGAAGCTTATATGCAGGAGCTTTTAGAGTTGGTTAATGCCTATCAACAACACTATCCCGATCCTGTACCAGAAATTCTACTTCTCACAAAATCTATTGATTTACAATTTTTGCAAGAAGATTTACTAAAAACTTTAGAATCAATCCAAGCAGGAGCTACAAGAATAAAACATATTGTTGAATCTTTACGTAATTTTTCTCGTCTAGACGAAGCAGAATTAAAGACTGTAGATATCCATGAAGGGCTAAATTCTACACTACTAATACTCAAAAATCGCCTGACAAATATAGAGGGTAATAGACCAGAAGTTACAGTAATTAAGAAATATGCCCAACTCCCACTAGTAAATTGTTATCCTGGACAATTAAATCAAGCCTTCTTTAATATTCTGGCAAATGCTATTGATGCTTTAGATGAAAAGTATAATAATAACACAAAATTAAATGCTATTTTTAAGCCCATCATTAGAATTACAACTAATATTCATCAAGAGAAATGGGTAAGTATTCAAATTTTTGATAATGGGTTTGGAATTAATGAAGAAGTTCAGCGTAAAATTTATGACCCTTTTTTTACAACTAAGCCAGTAGGCAAAGGTGTAGGCTTAGGTTTATCAATCAGCTACCAGATTATTATAGAAAAACATGGAGGTAAACTCAGTTGTTTATCGGCTTATGGTCAAGGGACTACTTTTAAAATTGAAATCCCCATAGATAATGCAATTGCTGCTAGTCAATAG
- a CDS encoding exopolysaccharide biosynthesis protein, producing the protein MGVHINSRQIRLSFSQEIKSLLQRLAEQHLTLGDILAETSERGFSLVIALLVLPFLFPMPPGAAGPFGAACLILSVQMVLGRRSPWLPKKIAHYKFPRPFAQFLLQNLRRVTKVVEKIARPRLGKIAHHPLTWRINGFCISWLTILLMSPIPLTNPIPTVGILLLAIATIESDGLLICISYIVTTLITAIFGFIGYGLWLAPSILPSIFK; encoded by the coding sequence GTGGGAGTTCACATCAACTCACGCCAAATACGTTTAAGTTTTTCCCAAGAAATTAAGTCACTGCTGCAACGGTTAGCCGAACAGCACCTAACACTTGGCGATATTTTGGCGGAAACTTCAGAACGAGGTTTTAGTTTAGTTATTGCATTATTAGTTTTGCCTTTCTTGTTTCCCATGCCCCCAGGAGCAGCCGGGCCTTTTGGTGCTGCTTGTTTGATATTATCGGTACAAATGGTTTTGGGTAGACGATCGCCTTGGCTACCTAAAAAAATCGCTCACTATAAATTTCCCCGTCCTTTTGCCCAATTTCTTCTACAAAATTTGCGGCGTGTCACTAAAGTGGTAGAGAAAATTGCTCGTCCCCGCTTAGGGAAAATCGCTCATCATCCTTTAACTTGGCGCATCAATGGTTTCTGTATCTCTTGGTTGACAATACTACTCATGTCACCCATTCCTTTAACTAACCCCATTCCCACTGTAGGCATTTTATTACTAGCGATCGCCACAATTGAATCTGATGGGTTATTAATTTGTATTAGCTATATCGTTACCACTTTAATTACAGCCATATTTGGATTTATTGGTTATGGCTTATGGTTGGCTCCTAGCATTTTGCCATCTATATTTAAGTAG
- a CDS encoding NF041680 family putative transposase, protein MKRAKLEEFRQAAYNHLGRAHDATFELMDAVLLTRNAYSLADLALSPAFRRKWSSIYEALQDSRPQRQKLMQLYIKQMPQQGRPLLAGDHTGWSRPDAVTLQERTIEHSSVTIAANKPITVGQGYSTIAWIPEDSVSWALPLRHERISSWENPIQKATWQLQQVCENLPNRPITVWDSEYGCAPFVLKTNNIKADILVRLRSNLCLWGAPPPYSGKGRPRKHGDKFKLNEPLTWSEANETIEVNHPQLGRVKVSLWFNLHFHQTATRPMSLIRVERLDAEGNLRISKPLWLAWVGEEMPPLEEVWPLYLRRFTVDHWYRFLKQRLHWTLPKLSSPKQCERWSDLMPLMTWELWLARDIVADNPLPWHKSLDNLTPGRVAQAMGSIFAVIGTPARSPKPRGKSPGWKPGKPRQRRIRYPIVKKTTTKPRKKQPESA, encoded by the coding sequence ATGAAACGTGCCAAATTAGAGGAATTTCGTCAAGCAGCTTATAATCATTTGGGAAGAGCGCATGATGCAACATTTGAACTGATGGATGCAGTATTGCTGACTCGGAACGCTTACAGTTTGGCAGATTTAGCGCTATCACCAGCATTTAGACGTAAGTGGTCAAGCATCTACGAAGCATTACAAGATAGCAGACCGCAGCGACAAAAATTGATGCAGTTATACATCAAACAGATGCCACAACAGGGTCGTCCGTTGTTAGCAGGCGACCACACAGGTTGGTCACGCCCAGATGCAGTAACTTTGCAGGAGAGGACAATTGAACACAGCAGTGTCACCATAGCCGCAAACAAACCAATTACCGTTGGTCAGGGATATAGTACCATTGCTTGGATACCAGAGGATTCGGTCAGTTGGGCGTTACCTTTGAGACATGAGCGAATTAGCAGTTGGGAAAACCCGATACAAAAGGCCACCTGGCAACTACAGCAAGTGTGTGAAAATTTACCAAATAGACCAATTACAGTTTGGGATAGTGAGTATGGCTGCGCTCCTTTTGTGTTGAAGACGAACAATATCAAAGCGGACATTCTGGTTCGTTTGCGTTCAAATCTTTGTTTATGGGGCGCACCACCACCATATTCTGGCAAAGGGCGACCCAGGAAACATGGTGACAAATTCAAACTCAATGAACCACTCACATGGAGTGAAGCCAATGAGACTATAGAAGTCAACCATCCTCAACTGGGACGGGTGAAGGTGAGCTTGTGGTTTAATTTACACTTTCATCAAACTGCGACACGCCCAATGTCGCTGATTCGAGTTGAGCGTCTGGATGCAGAAGGCAACCTACGTATATCAAAACCTTTATGGTTGGCTTGGGTGGGAGAAGAAATGCCACCACTAGAAGAAGTTTGGCCACTCTACCTCCGACGTTTTACTGTTGACCACTGGTATCGTTTTTTGAAGCAACGCTTGCACTGGACATTACCTAAATTGAGTAGTCCCAAGCAATGTGAGCGTTGGAGTGACCTCATGCCTCTGATGACTTGGGAATTGTGGTTGGCTCGTGATATCGTTGCTGATAACCCTTTACCTTGGCACAAATCATTAGACAATTTGACTCCTGGCAGAGTTGCTCAAGCAATGGGGAGCATTTTTGCGGTGATTGGTACTCCAGCCCGTTCGCCTAAACCTCGCGGAAAGTCTCCAGGCTGGAAACCAGGAAAACCACGACAACGTAGAATTCGCTATCCCATAGTCAAAAAAACTACAACTAAGCCCCGCAAGAAGCAACCAGAATCTGCTTAG
- the upp gene encoding uracil phosphoribosyltransferase, producing MTVQLRVYVPPHPLIKHWLAVARDAATPSVLFRSAITELGRWLTYEAAREWLPTEDITVQTPLDVCPGTVINPQVPVAVVPILRAGLGLLEGAQTVLPLASIYHLGLVRNEETLEASCYLNKLPDKFHPQTRVLITDPMLATGGSIMTAMAELTQRGVDPTLVRIVSVVAAPPALQKLNAAYSGLIVYTATIDETVNDKGFIIPGLGDAGDRIFGT from the coding sequence ATGACGGTACAACTGCGTGTTTACGTTCCTCCCCATCCTCTAATTAAGCACTGGTTGGCAGTTGCCCGTGATGCTGCCACACCCTCAGTTCTGTTTCGTAGTGCTATCACCGAGTTGGGTAGATGGTTAACTTATGAAGCGGCACGGGAATGGTTGCCTACAGAAGATATAACAGTACAAACGCCCTTAGATGTCTGTCCGGGAACGGTAATTAATCCCCAAGTACCTGTGGCAGTTGTGCCGATTCTCCGGGCAGGGCTAGGGTTATTAGAAGGGGCGCAAACGGTATTGCCTTTGGCTTCAATTTACCACCTGGGCTTAGTTCGTAATGAGGAGACATTAGAAGCCTCATGTTACCTCAATAAATTACCAGATAAATTTCATCCCCAAACCAGAGTGTTAATTACCGATCCCATGCTGGCAACAGGGGGATCTATCATGACTGCTATGGCAGAATTAACACAACGTGGTGTAGACCCAACTTTAGTGAGAATTGTCTCTGTAGTAGCAGCGCCACCAGCTTTGCAAAAATTAAATGCAGCTTATTCTGGTTTAATAGTTTACACTGCCACAATCGATGAAACAGTTAATGACAAAGGGTTTATCATACCGGGATTGGGTGATGCAGGCGATCGCATTTTTGGGACATGA
- a CDS encoding transposase, translating into MAHNIRIFNAKLIQSEEYRGYIASKKRYFYGVRVQLLTTKTGIPVEFVFMPASATDIRGLGALPLNLLPGSQVYADCAYLDYTVEDDLIETSQISMQVMRKINSKRQDAPWIQYIKQSIRHYIETVFSGITRRFHKSIHAVTFEGFLLKLQAFIFAYTLQQAFID; encoded by the coding sequence GTGGCTCATAATATTCGCATCTTTAATGCGAAATTGATTCAATCAGAAGAATATCGGGGTTATATTGCATCGAAGAAACGTTATTTTTATGGAGTGAGAGTACAGTTATTAACCACCAAAACAGGTATTCCGGTGGAATTTGTGTTCATGCCAGCTAGCGCGACAGATATACGGGGATTGGGAGCTTTACCCTTGAATTTACTACCAGGGAGCCAAGTTTATGCCGATTGTGCCTATCTTGATTACACTGTAGAAGATGACTTGATTGAAACTAGTCAAATCTCGATGCAAGTCATGCGAAAAATTAACTCTAAACGCCAAGATGCACCGTGGATTCAATACATTAAACAGTCTATTCGTCATTACATTGAAACTGTATTTAGCGGCATTACTAGGCGCTTTCACAAATCTATTCATGCGGTAACATTTGAAGGGTTTTTACTGAAGTTACAAGCTTTTATTTTTGCTTATACTCTGCAACAAGCTTTTATTGACTAA
- a CDS encoding GNAT family N-acetyltransferase: MEKENFSLPPGCKLRRATSEDIWSIRWLVFSSILDPTQLLWQQFWLIQCQEKLVACAQLRNFSQAQELGSLVVTSAWRGSGLARFLIHHLIVTATQPLYLECVGERLAQFYQGFGFVPIVFEELPTSLQPKFRISQLAKKWLRVPVVFMQYRGSASHSPLSTPHSPL; encoded by the coding sequence ATGGAAAAAGAGAACTTTTCATTACCGCCTGGATGTAAACTTCGTAGAGCAACTTCTGAGGATATTTGGTCAATTCGCTGGTTAGTGTTTTCATCTATACTTGACCCTACACAACTCCTCTGGCAACAATTCTGGCTAATTCAATGCCAAGAAAAGCTCGTGGCTTGCGCTCAGTTACGCAATTTTTCCCAAGCGCAAGAACTTGGTAGTTTAGTAGTCACTTCAGCTTGGAGAGGTAGCGGTTTAGCTAGATTTCTTATACATCATCTCATTGTCACAGCAACACAACCGCTTTACCTAGAGTGTGTTGGTGAGCGACTAGCGCAGTTTTACCAAGGTTTTGGCTTTGTACCAATTGTCTTTGAGGAATTACCAACATCACTCCAGCCTAAATTCCGCATTTCTCAATTAGCTAAAAAGTGGCTGAGAGTTCCTGTGGTATTTATGCAGTATCGGGGAAGTGCGTCCCATTCTCCACTATCTACTCCCCACTCCCCGTTATAA
- the crtH gene encoding carotenoid isomerase: MTVNLTNSPDSLFDVIVIGSGIGGLVTATQLVAKGAKVLVLESYVIPGGSAGYFERQGYRFDVGASMIFGLGNTGTTNLLTRALQAVDTSVDAIADPVQIHYHLPNNLNLKVYRVYDKFLQNLAAYFPHEQEGIRRFYDECWQVFNCLNSMELLSLEEPQYLLKAFLQHPLACLGLLKYLPQNVGDVARRYLKDPELLKFIDMECYCWSVVPAAMTPMINAGMVFSDRHYGGVNYPKGGVGQIAQKLVEGLEKAGGKIKYQAKVTKIITEKGCAVGVQLTNGEIYRAKRIVSNATRWDTFEKLLPVDEMLANEKKWQQNYQKSPSFFSLHMGVKQSVLPQSTECHHIILENWQDMTKPEGTLFVSIPTLLDPDLAPEGYHIIHAFTPHWINDWQGLAGDKYEAKKEETAWHIIDRLEKIFPGLDAGLDYLEVGTPRTHRRFLGREDGTYGPIPRRKLRGLLSMPFNRTAIKGLYCVGDSTFPGQGLNAVAFSGFACAHRIAVDLGLRG, from the coding sequence ATGACCGTAAATTTGACTAACTCCCCAGATTCTTTGTTTGATGTGATTGTCATAGGCTCTGGCATTGGCGGACTAGTAACAGCTACTCAGCTTGTTGCTAAAGGGGCGAAAGTGCTGGTATTGGAGAGCTATGTAATTCCTGGTGGCAGTGCTGGTTACTTTGAGCGTCAAGGCTATCGATTTGATGTTGGGGCTTCGATGATTTTTGGTTTGGGTAACACAGGGACTACGAACTTACTCACCCGTGCCTTACAAGCAGTCGATACTAGTGTAGATGCGATCGCCGATCCTGTACAAATCCACTACCACTTACCCAACAACTTAAACCTGAAAGTTTATCGGGTTTATGATAAATTTTTGCAAAATCTTGCTGCTTACTTTCCTCATGAACAAGAAGGGATACGTCGCTTTTATGACGAATGCTGGCAAGTATTTAATTGCCTCAACAGCATGGAGTTGTTGTCATTAGAGGAACCCCAGTATTTACTAAAGGCTTTTTTACAGCATCCTTTAGCGTGTCTAGGTTTACTTAAGTACCTACCTCAAAATGTTGGCGATGTTGCCCGTCGCTACCTTAAAGATCCCGAATTATTAAAGTTTATCGATATGGAATGCTACTGCTGGTCTGTAGTTCCAGCAGCCATGACACCTATGATAAATGCAGGTATGGTCTTTTCTGACAGGCATTATGGGGGTGTCAATTACCCCAAAGGCGGGGTTGGTCAAATTGCGCAAAAATTGGTGGAAGGTTTAGAAAAAGCAGGCGGTAAAATTAAGTATCAAGCCAAAGTAACAAAAATCATCACCGAAAAAGGGTGTGCTGTCGGTGTGCAACTAACTAACGGTGAAATTTATAGAGCCAAAAGGATAGTTTCTAATGCTACACGGTGGGATACTTTTGAAAAATTGCTACCTGTAGATGAAATGCTAGCTAATGAGAAAAAATGGCAACAGAATTATCAAAAATCGCCCAGCTTTTTCAGCCTACACATGGGTGTAAAACAGTCAGTTTTGCCACAGAGTACAGAATGCCATCACATTATCTTGGAAAACTGGCAAGACATGACAAAGCCAGAAGGCACACTGTTTGTCTCTATTCCCACATTACTCGACCCCGATTTAGCCCCAGAGGGATATCATATAATTCATGCCTTTACACCCCACTGGATAAATGATTGGCAAGGGTTAGCTGGGGATAAGTACGAAGCCAAGAAAGAGGAGACAGCTTGGCACATTATTGACAGACTTGAGAAAATTTTTCCTGGCTTAGATGCAGGTTTAGATTATTTGGAAGTAGGCACACCCCGCACCCATCGCCGCTTTTTGGGCAGAGAAGATGGTACTTATGGCCCTATACCCAGGCGGAAACTGCGGGGGTTGTTATCTATGCCTTTTAACCGTACAGCTATTAAGGGGCTTTATTGTGTAGGAGATAGTACATTTCCCGGACAGGGTTTAAACGCAGTCGCCTTTTCTGGCTTCGCCTGCGCCCACCGCATCGCCGTAGATTTGGGGTTAAGGGGGTAG
- a CDS encoding IS5 family transposase produces the protein MYRRAQKQEKAAENFELPFGGKLASDNRWVIMANMIPWSKFEAEYAEIFSARMGAPAKTFRMALGALIIKEKLGISDRETVEQIRENPYLQYFIGMSAYSNESAFDPSMLVHFRERIDIELVNKINQEIVRKMLENKQEVEVRAKKPEVEDSKSKPANRGKLILDASCAPADISYPTDLGLLNQARKQTETIIDTLYKSLLVRNINKPRTYRNKARKDYLAVAKKRKPTVKERRKAIRKQLQYINRNLTHIQQLINLGASLLKLSNSQYKMLLVVAEVYRQQLWLYENQKISIQDRIVSLNQPHIRPIIRGKAGRTVEFGAKFSASYYDGYVFLDHISWDNFNESGDLKSQVEAYKNYTGYYPESVHVDKIYRTRENRAWCQERGIRISGPPLGRPPQNVSPEKKKQAAYDERIRNCIEGKFGQGKRRFSLGRVMAKLPHTSFTAIAITFLVMNLSTLLLRLFCVFFCLFFKTESFFTSSIIETDISLNLKQQKLIFFLD, from the coding sequence ATGTATCGAAGAGCGCAAAAGCAAGAAAAAGCAGCAGAAAACTTTGAACTACCCTTTGGGGGAAAACTAGCGTCAGATAACCGATGGGTAATCATGGCGAACATGATACCTTGGTCAAAATTTGAAGCAGAGTACGCAGAAATATTTTCAGCAAGAATGGGAGCGCCAGCCAAAACATTTAGAATGGCGTTGGGAGCATTAATAATTAAAGAAAAATTAGGAATAAGTGACAGAGAGACAGTAGAACAAATTCGGGAGAACCCGTATCTGCAATACTTTATAGGAATGTCAGCATATAGTAATGAATCTGCATTTGACCCGTCAATGCTAGTTCATTTTAGAGAAAGGATAGATATAGAATTAGTCAATAAAATCAATCAAGAAATAGTCAGGAAGATGTTAGAAAATAAACAGGAGGTAGAAGTAAGAGCAAAAAAGCCAGAGGTCGAGGATTCAAAAAGTAAGCCAGCCAATAGAGGAAAATTAATATTAGATGCTAGTTGTGCGCCAGCAGACATAAGTTATCCGACAGATTTAGGATTATTAAATCAAGCCAGAAAGCAAACAGAAACAATCATAGATACATTATATAAGTCCTTATTAGTAAGAAATATCAACAAACCAAGAACCTACAGAAACAAAGCAAGAAAGGATTATTTAGCAGTAGCCAAGAAAAGAAAACCAACAGTTAAAGAAAGAAGGAAAGCTATCAGAAAGCAACTGCAATATATCAACAGAAATTTAACTCATATTCAGCAGCTAATAAATTTAGGTGCGTCACTATTAAAACTGAGCAACAGTCAATATAAGATGTTGCTAGTAGTAGCAGAAGTTTATCGTCAACAGTTATGGTTATATGAAAATCAAAAAATTAGTATACAAGACCGCATTGTCAGTTTAAACCAACCACACATTCGTCCGATTATCCGAGGTAAAGCCGGGAGAACAGTAGAGTTTGGGGCTAAGTTTTCAGCTAGTTACTATGATGGCTATGTATTTTTAGACCATATTAGTTGGGACAACTTTAACGAATCAGGAGACTTAAAATCACAAGTAGAAGCATACAAAAACTACACCGGATATTATCCTGAATCAGTTCATGTTGATAAGATTTATCGGACGAGGGAGAATCGAGCTTGGTGTCAAGAAAGGGGAATTAGAATTAGTGGCCCACCACTAGGTAGACCCCCCCAAAATGTCAGCCCTGAAAAGAAGAAACAAGCCGCTTATGACGAAAGGATTCGTAATTGTATTGAGGGCAAGTTTGGACAAGGTAAACGAAGATTTAGCCTTGGTAGAGTTATGGCTAAACTTCCTCATACTTCTTTCACCGCTATTGCCATAACTTTTTTAGTTATGAATCTTTCTACTCTGCTATTACGGCTTTTTTGTGTATTTTTTTGCCTATTTTTCAAAACTGAGTCTTTTTTTACTTCTTCTATTATCGAAACTGATATTTCATTAAACCTTAAACAACAAAAACTTATCTTTTTTCTGGACTGA
- a CDS encoding YggT family protein — protein MILLIQTLLTFINIYSTLLIIRVLLTWFPQINWYNQPFAALSQITDPYLNLFRSIIPPLGGMDFSPILAFVALSLVSGLLTNPYLLRLVGAY, from the coding sequence ATGATTTTACTGATTCAGACACTGTTAACCTTTATCAACATTTACAGCACGTTGCTGATTATTCGCGTCCTCTTGACTTGGTTCCCCCAAATCAACTGGTACAATCAACCATTCGCCGCTTTAAGCCAAATTACTGACCCCTACCTAAATTTATTTCGCTCAATTATCCCTCCTTTGGGTGGGATGGATTTTTCCCCCATCCTGGCTTTTGTCGCACTTAGTTTGGTAAGCGGACTTCTCACCAACCCTTATCTTTTACGCTTGGTGGGAGCTTATTAA